One region of Mesobacillus boroniphilus genomic DNA includes:
- a CDS encoding aminopeptidase yields MKDPRIQKLAKNLINYSVKLQKGEKVLIENFGLQRELVTALVKEAYEAGGYPFVSLKDHQVDRSLLMGAQQEQFDMIAEFEANVMSKMDAYIGLRSGDNINEHADVPADKMKIHGNTIGKKVHRDIRVPKTKWVVLRYPNSAMAQLAKMSTEAFEDFYFNVCNLDYGKMDKAMDSLADLMNRTDKVRITGPGTDLSFSIKDIPAVKCAGELNIPDGEVYTAPVRDSVNGVITYNTPSPYQGFTYENVKLTFKDGKIVEATANDSERINKIFDTDEGARYVGEFAIGVNPYILHPMQDILFDEKIDGSFHFTPGQCYDDAFNGNHSNIHWDMVNIQRPEYGGGEIYFDDVLIRKDGRFVIPELEVLNPENLK; encoded by the coding sequence GTGAAAGACCCACGTATTCAAAAACTTGCAAAAAACCTTATCAATTACTCGGTCAAGCTGCAAAAAGGGGAGAAAGTCCTAATTGAAAACTTCGGACTTCAGCGGGAGCTTGTTACGGCTCTAGTGAAGGAAGCATACGAAGCAGGTGGATATCCATTTGTATCTTTGAAGGATCACCAGGTAGATCGTTCATTGCTTATGGGGGCCCAGCAGGAGCAATTTGACATGATTGCTGAATTTGAGGCAAATGTGATGAGTAAAATGGATGCGTACATCGGCCTTCGTTCTGGAGATAACATCAACGAGCATGCTGATGTTCCTGCAGACAAAATGAAGATTCATGGCAATACGATTGGCAAGAAAGTACATAGGGACATTCGCGTTCCAAAAACCAAATGGGTTGTCCTCCGTTACCCTAACTCAGCAATGGCACAGCTTGCAAAGATGAGTACGGAAGCCTTTGAAGATTTCTACTTCAACGTCTGCAACCTGGATTACGGAAAAATGGACAAGGCAATGGACAGCCTGGCAGATTTGATGAACCGTACAGACAAAGTAAGGATTACCGGTCCTGGGACAGACTTAAGCTTCTCAATCAAGGACATTCCCGCTGTAAAATGTGCGGGTGAGCTAAATATTCCTGATGGCGAGGTTTACACAGCACCTGTTCGTGATTCAGTGAATGGTGTGATTACCTACAATACACCTTCCCCTTACCAGGGATTCACTTATGAAAATGTGAAGCTGACTTTCAAGGATGGAAAAATCGTTGAGGCGACCGCAAATGATTCAGAGCGTATTAACAAGATTTTTGATACAGATGAAGGTGCACGTTATGTCGGAGAATTCGCAATTGGCGTGAATCCATATATCCTGCATCCAATGCAGGACATCCTGTTTGATGAAAAAATCGATGGAAGCTTCCATTTCACACCTGGTCAGTGCTATGACGATGCATTCAATGGCAACCATTCAAATATCCACTGGGATATGGTCAACATCCAGCGCCCTGAATACGGCGGTGGCGAGATTTATTTCGATGACGTACTAATTCGAAAAGATGGACGATTTGTCATTCCTGAACTCGAGGTTTTGAACCCTGAGAACCTTAAATAA
- a CDS encoding DUF948 domain-containing protein, with protein MEIILYLSVAVIAIAFLVLVISLSKTLKSLQTTLDSVSGTLDGLEKQLDGVTRETTELLHKTNNLADDISRKSESLNGVVNAVKDVGNSVQRFNQSIHNVQTMVDLQIDKNKDKISQVVQWSNVFLELKDKWQSKKTAKIDHQLEGEEMVSRQRERVRY; from the coding sequence GTGGAAATTATTTTGTATTTAAGTGTTGCTGTTATAGCAATCGCATTCTTGGTTTTGGTAATCTCACTATCCAAAACTCTAAAATCCTTACAAACAACTTTAGACAGTGTATCAGGCACACTTGATGGGCTGGAGAAGCAGTTGGATGGAGTGACTCGTGAAACAACGGAACTTCTGCATAAAACTAACAATTTGGCCGACGATATTTCCAGAAAATCTGAGAGCTTGAACGGTGTTGTTAATGCTGTGAAGGATGTAGGAAATTCTGTTCAGAGATTCAATCAATCTATTCATAATGTCCAAACAATGGTGGATCTTCAGATTGACAAAAATAAGGACAAGATTTCTCAGGTTGTTCAATGGAGCAACGTATTCCTTGAGTTGAAGGATAAGTGGCAATCAAAAAAAACAGCCAAGATTGACCATCAGCTGGAAGGCGAAGAGATGGTATCAAGGCAGCGTGAACGTGTTCGGTATTAA
- the ytxJ gene encoding bacillithiol system redox-active protein YtxJ: protein MKKIDSIEQFDKLVDSGETFFMLKHSTTCPISSAGYDEFAKFENAGNENLYYLTVQDSRDLSNHIAEKFHVKHESPQAILFVNSDVVWHASHFKITSKSLAGAKEENVK from the coding sequence ATGAAAAAGATTGATTCAATCGAACAATTTGACAAACTTGTCGATTCCGGTGAAACATTCTTCATGCTGAAGCACAGCACTACCTGCCCAATTAGCTCGGCAGGATATGATGAATTCGCGAAGTTCGAGAATGCTGGCAACGAGAATCTATATTATCTAACAGTCCAGGACTCACGTGACCTATCCAACCATATTGCTGAGAAATTTCATGTTAAACATGAATCACCGCAGGCAATTTTATTTGTGAATTCAGACGTTGTATGGCATGCTTCCCATTTTAAAATCACCTCAAAATCATTGGCGGGAGCTAAAGAAGAAAATGTAAAGTAA
- the murC gene encoding UDP-N-acetylmuramate--L-alanine ligase, which translates to MTIYHFVGIKGSGMSALAQVLHDMDYQVQGSDYDKHFFTQVALEKSGIKILPFNKENIQPGMTIIAGNAYPDTHEEIQEGMKLGLPIIRYHRFLGDFMQNFTSVAITGAHGKTSTTGLLAHVMRGAKPTSFLIGDGTGKGDKDAQYFVFEACEYRRHFLSYFPDYAIMTNIDFDHPDYFANIEDVFSAFQEMSWQVKKGIFACGDDEQLQKIQAKVPVVFYGFGEENDFQARNIVKSTEGTTFDVFVRNTFYDTFSIPAYGDHNVLNSLAVIALCHYENIESKVIQTQLETFEGVKRRFSEKKVADQVIIDDYAHHPTEIKVTIEAAKQKYPDREIVAVFQPHTFTRTQAFLSEFAESLNKADKVYLCEIFGSAREIHGKLSITDLKDKIDNAEIITEEDTSLLKEHGNGVILFMGAGDIQKFQEAYERQLQV; encoded by the coding sequence ATGACTATTTACCATTTTGTAGGTATAAAGGGGTCTGGAATGAGTGCGTTAGCTCAAGTTCTCCATGATATGGATTATCAGGTACAGGGCTCCGATTATGATAAGCACTTTTTTACCCAGGTAGCCCTTGAGAAATCTGGAATAAAGATCCTTCCGTTTAATAAGGAAAATATACAGCCTGGAATGACGATTATTGCAGGCAATGCCTATCCGGATACGCATGAGGAAATTCAGGAAGGAATGAAGCTTGGCCTTCCAATCATTAGATATCACCGATTCCTGGGTGATTTCATGCAAAACTTTACAAGTGTTGCGATTACAGGGGCTCATGGGAAAACTTCGACTACGGGATTGCTTGCGCATGTGATGAGGGGCGCCAAGCCTACATCGTTCCTGATTGGCGATGGCACTGGAAAAGGTGACAAAGATGCTCAATACTTTGTATTTGAAGCATGTGAGTATCGACGCCATTTCCTTTCGTATTTCCCTGATTACGCGATCATGACCAATATAGACTTTGATCACCCGGATTACTTTGCCAATATTGAGGATGTCTTCTCCGCTTTCCAAGAGATGTCATGGCAAGTTAAAAAGGGTATTTTCGCATGTGGTGACGATGAGCAGCTGCAAAAAATCCAGGCTAAGGTACCAGTTGTATTTTATGGATTTGGCGAAGAAAATGATTTCCAGGCACGCAATATCGTTAAGTCAACTGAGGGTACTACGTTCGATGTTTTTGTCCGTAATACATTCTATGACACGTTCTCGATTCCGGCTTATGGTGACCATAATGTCCTGAATTCGCTGGCTGTTATCGCTTTATGCCATTACGAGAATATCGAATCTAAGGTCATCCAGACCCAGCTTGAAACGTTCGAAGGCGTGAAAAGAAGATTTTCCGAAAAGAAGGTTGCAGACCAGGTGATCATTGATGACTATGCGCATCATCCTACAGAAATCAAAGTAACAATCGAAGCTGCGAAACAGAAGTATCCTGACCGTGAAATCGTCGCGGTTTTCCAGCCGCACACCTTTACCAGGACCCAAGCGTTCCTGAGTGAGTTTGCAGAAAGCTTAAATAAAGCAGATAAGGTTTATTTGTGCGAAATCTTTGGTTCTGCCCGTGAGATTCATGGAAAGCTTTCGATTACGGATTTAAAAGATAAAATCGACAACGCAGAAATCATTACTGAGGAAGATACATCACTTCTGAAAGAGCATGGAAATGGCGTCATCCTGTTTATGGGTGCCGGTGATATCCAGAAGTTCCAGGAAGCATATGAAAGACAATTACAGGTATAA
- a CDS encoding YtxH domain-containing protein yields the protein MMNREQSQYDVNESMRETSNNSRDFVAGAIVGGLAGALAALLLAPKSGKELRGSLNEQTSSLKNKSSDLASVAKEKASGLKDTVSQQSSTIVNKVKDMKNKSGNTSENTDVDEEELQEVPTSMAETSSMENTHTATGEEIQKKLEETQKAFDDTENKLNQ from the coding sequence ATGATGAACAGAGAACAAAGCCAATATGATGTAAACGAATCGATGAGGGAGACTAGCAACAATTCCAGAGATTTTGTGGCTGGAGCTATTGTTGGCGGACTTGCCGGGGCACTGGCGGCACTATTGCTTGCTCCTAAGTCAGGAAAAGAGTTAAGAGGATCGCTCAATGAGCAAACTTCTTCACTTAAGAACAAGAGTTCAGATCTTGCGTCTGTAGCGAAGGAGAAAGCAAGCGGCTTGAAAGACACTGTTTCACAGCAGTCTTCTACGATCGTTAACAAGGTGAAGGACATGAAGAACAAGAGCGGCAATACTTCAGAGAACACGGATGTTGACGAGGAAGAACTTCAAGAAGTGCCTACTTCCATGGCAGAGACAAGCTCAATGGAAAACACTCATACTGCTACTGGCGAAGAAATCCAAAAGAAGCTTGAAGAAACGCAAAAAGCTTTCGATGATACTGAAAACAAGCTGAATCAGTAA
- a CDS encoding GNAT family N-acetyltransferase, which translates to MEHKKTYNAKELKTPHGRLIIEGPISPEKLASYEFHEDLVAFRPPAQQHKALVEIAGLPEGRIIVARSGHMIVGYVTYLYPDPLERWSEGKMEDLIELGAIEVIPEFRGSRVGKNLLMVSMMDDAMEDYIIITTEYYWHWDLKGTGLNVWEYRKVMEKMMNAGGLTWYATDDPEISSHPANCLMARIGKRIPPESIQQFDQLRFMNRFMY; encoded by the coding sequence ATGGAACATAAAAAGACTTATAACGCAAAAGAATTAAAAACTCCTCATGGCCGTTTGATCATTGAAGGCCCGATTTCTCCGGAAAAACTGGCAAGCTATGAATTCCACGAAGATTTGGTGGCATTCCGTCCCCCTGCCCAGCAGCACAAGGCATTGGTTGAGATTGCCGGCCTGCCGGAGGGAAGGATCATCGTAGCGCGCTCAGGTCATATGATTGTGGGCTATGTTACTTATCTCTATCCTGATCCGCTTGAAAGATGGTCTGAAGGAAAAATGGAAGATTTAATAGAACTTGGTGCAATCGAGGTCATTCCTGAATTCCGCGGCAGCCGAGTCGGCAAGAATTTGCTGATGGTTTCCATGATGGATGACGCGATGGAAGATTATATCATTATCACAACTGAATACTACTGGCATTGGGACCTAAAAGGAACCGGCTTGAATGTTTGGGAATACCGTAAAGTCATGGAAAAAATGATGAATGCTGGCGGTCTAACCTGGTACGCGACAGATGATCCGGAAATCAGCTCCCATCCAGCAAACTGTTTGATGGCGCGAATCGGCAAAAGAATTCCGCCGGAATCTATCCAGCAGTTTGACCAGCTAAGATTTATGAACCGTTTTATGTATTGA
- a CDS encoding acetoin utilization AcuB family protein, which translates to MIVEEIMKRDVTTLFPENTIADAIKLMADKKIRHIPIVNKDEGVIGLVSDRDIKDAAPSVFHWDEHKGELENPVKSIMTTNVITGHPLDFVEEISAVFYEHNISCLPITKDKKLVGIVTETDLLHTLVELTGAHQPGSQIEVKVPNKAGMLCEIASVISMRKANIQSVLVYPDQKDERYKILVVRIQTMNPIAVIEDLKKAGHHVLWPNLPGVSS; encoded by the coding sequence ATGATCGTCGAGGAAATTATGAAAAGGGATGTCACGACACTTTTTCCTGAAAATACAATTGCGGATGCGATCAAGCTAATGGCGGATAAAAAGATCCGCCATATCCCAATAGTGAATAAGGACGAGGGCGTAATCGGTCTGGTATCAGACAGGGATATCAAGGATGCCGCTCCATCCGTTTTCCATTGGGATGAGCATAAAGGTGAACTCGAGAATCCAGTCAAATCGATTATGACGACTAATGTGATCACTGGACATCCTCTCGATTTTGTCGAGGAAATTTCGGCAGTTTTTTATGAACATAATATTAGCTGCCTGCCAATCACAAAGGATAAGAAGCTGGTAGGTATCGTCACTGAAACTGACCTGCTCCATACCCTCGTTGAGCTTACAGGCGCACATCAGCCTGGTTCGCAAATTGAAGTCAAAGTACCAAACAAAGCAGGAATGCTTTGTGAAATCGCATCTGTTATCAGCATGAGGAAAGCCAATATTCAGAGTGTGCTCGTATACCCTGACCAAAAGGATGAACGTTATAAAATTCTCGTTGTAAGAATCCAGACGATGAATCCAATCGCGGTGATTGAGGACTTGAAAAAGGCCGGACATCACGTACTCTGGCCGAACCTTCCGGGTGTTTCATCATGA
- the pilM gene encoding cell division protein FtsA — protein MHVNNKLFALDIGTRSVVGIILEESDGHYKAIDIIVREHKERSMLDGQIHDVLSVSEIITEIKEALEALHGTLKKVCVAAAGRALKTEQSKAVADISGKPMFSKQDILHLELSAVQQAQAAVAGEKNNEHHYYCVGYSVLYYQLDGEEIGSLIDQRGNEASVEIIATFLPKVVVESLLSALDRAGLEMDALTLEPIAAINVLIPASMRRLNVALVDIGAGTSDIALTDSGTVIAYGMVPVAGDEITEAVSEEFLLDFPLAEKAKRDLLENESISITDILGFETTISKDEAVERIAPAIDRLAETIGEEILRLNGNKSPKAVMLVGGGSLTPDLPRRLATKLNLPENRVAIRGLDAINSVSFADHITKGPELVTPIGIAIAAKQSPVQYHTVYVNDQPVRLFEVNKLTVGDCLLAAGIKMNKLYGRPGLAMIVSLNGKNVTIPGKHGQQPVLLKNGLPCTFDDQVDGGDKLTVQKGEDGVRPELTLGDLIGELPSKTVIIDGKRYEVSAKLTCNSLPASMSQPVADRGEIVFVMPDTIEGILKELKLAELLNVTRPFFIKVDGIEHKIIEFSGKIYVNGLAANLQNKIDHLDDIRFEKGTEPTLRRLVEMLGIPGTDCMPIFFNGQQIQLEQEIMEFTRGGIKLGMDERIHSGDHISTKQKDVQPFIFQDLFNFAQFEIPMDSRGFTLLKNGEKAAFDDRLAPGDELNITFESPVGLK, from the coding sequence TTGCATGTGAATAATAAACTGTTTGCGTTAGATATAGGAACCAGGTCTGTTGTGGGAATCATCCTGGAGGAATCAGATGGACACTATAAAGCGATCGACATCATTGTGCGTGAACACAAGGAAAGGTCGATGCTGGACGGCCAAATCCATGATGTTTTGTCAGTATCCGAAATCATCACTGAAATCAAAGAGGCATTGGAAGCTTTACATGGCACCTTAAAAAAGGTCTGTGTTGCTGCAGCTGGCCGCGCCCTGAAAACAGAACAATCAAAGGCTGTAGCCGATATTTCCGGCAAGCCAATGTTTTCAAAGCAAGATATCCTCCATCTTGAATTAAGCGCAGTCCAGCAGGCACAAGCTGCCGTTGCTGGTGAAAAAAACAATGAGCATCACTATTATTGTGTCGGATACTCTGTACTTTATTACCAGCTTGATGGAGAAGAAATCGGCAGCCTGATTGATCAGCGTGGAAATGAAGCTTCTGTGGAAATCATTGCGACCTTTCTGCCAAAAGTAGTCGTTGAATCATTGCTATCCGCTTTGGACCGGGCTGGCCTTGAGATGGACGCACTTACTCTTGAACCGATTGCCGCTATCAATGTATTGATTCCTGCCTCAATGAGAAGATTGAATGTCGCTCTTGTTGATATAGGTGCAGGGACATCCGATATCGCTCTTACTGACTCTGGGACAGTAATTGCATATGGAATGGTGCCTGTAGCAGGGGATGAGATTACTGAAGCTGTTAGTGAAGAGTTTTTGCTTGACTTCCCTCTTGCTGAAAAAGCAAAGCGCGATTTGCTTGAAAATGAATCAATCTCGATCACAGACATACTTGGCTTTGAAACAACGATTAGCAAGGATGAAGCTGTTGAACGTATTGCCCCGGCGATTGATCGTTTGGCAGAAACAATCGGAGAGGAAATCCTGAGGTTGAATGGCAATAAATCTCCTAAAGCAGTCATGCTTGTTGGAGGCGGAAGTCTTACACCTGATCTGCCCAGGAGGCTTGCCACAAAGTTGAACCTGCCGGAAAACAGGGTCGCCATCCGTGGACTTGATGCAATCAACTCCGTTTCATTCGCTGATCATATAACCAAAGGCCCTGAACTTGTAACGCCAATCGGAATTGCCATTGCGGCAAAACAATCTCCTGTCCAATATCATACCGTGTATGTTAACGACCAGCCGGTAAGACTGTTCGAGGTCAACAAATTGACCGTGGGAGACTGCCTGCTCGCTGCCGGCATTAAAATGAACAAGCTTTACGGAAGGCCGGGCCTCGCTATGATTGTCAGCCTGAATGGCAAAAATGTGACTATACCAGGTAAGCATGGGCAGCAACCAGTATTGTTGAAAAACGGTTTACCTTGCACATTCGATGATCAGGTGGATGGAGGAGATAAACTAACTGTCCAAAAGGGAGAGGATGGAGTCAGACCGGAACTGACACTTGGTGACTTGATTGGAGAGCTTCCATCCAAAACCGTCATCATCGATGGCAAAAGGTATGAAGTAAGTGCAAAGTTAACCTGCAATAGTCTCCCTGCTTCGATGTCCCAGCCTGTTGCAGACAGGGGCGAAATTGTTTTTGTTATGCCAGACACAATTGAAGGCATTCTAAAGGAACTTAAACTCGCAGAACTGCTTAATGTCACTCGCCCATTTTTTATAAAGGTTGATGGAATAGAACACAAAATCATAGAGTTCTCGGGAAAAATTTATGTAAACGGATTGGCAGCAAACTTACAAAATAAAATTGACCATCTTGACGACATCCGTTTTGAAAAAGGAACGGAACCTACACTTAGAAGACTAGTAGAAATGCTGGGGATACCTGGTACTGATTGCATGCCGATATTCTTCAACGGCCAGCAAATCCAGCTCGAACAAGAAATAATGGAATTCACTCGCGGGGGCATTAAGCTTGGGATGGACGAACGCATACATAGCGGGGACCATATATCCACAAAACAAAAAGATGTTCAGCCATTTATCTTTCAGGACTTATTCAACTTTGCACAGTTTGAAATCCCAATGGACAGCCGCGGATTCACACTGTTGAAAAATGGAGAAAAAGCAGCGTTTGATGATCGACTTGCACCCGGTGATGAGCTGAATATAACCTTTGAAAGCCCAGTAGGCCTCAAGTAA
- a CDS encoding bifunctional 3-deoxy-7-phosphoheptulonate synthase/chorismate mutase: MSKNLDQLRNRVDELNLELLSLINERALLVQEIGRAKETQGVYRYDPVREREMLDLIKEKNNGPFENSTIEHIFKEVFKAGLELQSDDHRKALLVSRKKKPEDTIIDIKGLKIGDGTPDFVFGPCSVESYEQVATVAEAVKAKGFKMLRGGAFKPRTSPYDFQGLGVEGLKILKRVADEYDLAVISEIVTPADIEIAVDYLDVIQIGARNMQNFELLKAAGAVNKPILLKRGLAATIEEFINAAEYIMSQGNGQIILCERGIRTYERATRNTLDISAVPILKKETHLPVMVDVTHSTGRRDLLLPAAKAALAIGADGVMAEVHPDPAVALSDNAQQMDLKQFDEFLEGLKNTPFVRV; this comes from the coding sequence ATGAGTAAAAATCTTGATCAGCTTAGAAATCGTGTGGATGAATTGAATTTAGAGCTTCTATCATTAATTAATGAAAGAGCCCTGCTCGTCCAGGAAATTGGCCGTGCAAAAGAAACTCAGGGTGTCTACCGTTATGACCCTGTGCGTGAGAGGGAAATGCTTGATTTGATCAAGGAGAAAAATAACGGTCCTTTTGAGAATTCGACAATTGAACATATTTTTAAAGAAGTTTTCAAGGCAGGCCTTGAGCTTCAATCGGATGACCATCGTAAAGCTCTTCTCGTTTCGAGAAAGAAGAAGCCTGAGGATACCATTATTGATATTAAGGGCTTGAAAATCGGCGATGGCACACCGGACTTTGTTTTCGGTCCTTGCTCAGTTGAATCATATGAACAAGTGGCGACTGTGGCTGAGGCAGTTAAAGCGAAGGGCTTCAAGATGCTGCGTGGCGGAGCTTTCAAGCCTCGGACTTCACCTTATGACTTCCAAGGATTAGGGGTAGAAGGACTTAAAATCTTAAAGAGAGTCGCAGATGAATATGATCTTGCCGTCATTAGTGAAATTGTCACGCCGGCCGATATCGAAATCGCTGTCGACTACCTTGATGTTATTCAAATCGGGGCACGCAATATGCAAAACTTCGAGCTCCTTAAAGCTGCAGGGGCTGTAAATAAACCTATTTTACTTAAGCGTGGACTTGCCGCAACAATTGAAGAGTTCATTAATGCGGCAGAATATATCATGTCACAGGGCAATGGCCAGATCATTCTCTGTGAGCGTGGAATCCGGACATACGAAAGGGCCACAAGGAATACACTTGATATCTCTGCAGTGCCAATTTTGAAAAAGGAAACACATTTGCCAGTCATGGTAGACGTTACCCACTCTACAGGCAGAAGAGACTTGTTGCTGCCAGCAGCCAAAGCTGCACTTGCAATAGGGGCAGATGGGGTTATGGCAGAAGTTCATCCAGATCCAGCAGTAGCATTATCCGATAATGCCCAGCAGATGGACCTTAAGCAGTTCGATGAGTTTTTAGAAGGATTAAAAAACACCCCGTTTGTGAGAGTATAA
- the ccpA gene encoding catabolite control protein A encodes MNITIYDVAREANVSMATVSRVVNGNPNVKPATRKKVMEVIDRLGYRPNAVARGLASKKTTTVGVIIPDIASPFFAELARGIEDIATMYKYNIILSNSDQNIEKELHLLNTMLGKQVDGIVFMGGNIKAEHVEEFKKSPVPIVLAGSIEETGEIPSVNIDYEQATFDAVSTFIEKDHKEIAFVIGPQLEPINKDKKLEGYKRALKDAGIEYNEELVVEGDYTYDSGLEAIERILELDKKPTAILVGSDEMALGVIHGAFDRGYSVPEDFEVIASDNTRLTLMVRPQLTTIVQPLYDIGAVAMRLLTKYMNKENVDENIVVLPHRIENRKSTK; translated from the coding sequence ATGAATATTACAATATATGATGTTGCACGGGAAGCGAACGTTTCAATGGCAACGGTTTCACGTGTTGTCAATGGGAACCCGAATGTAAAGCCAGCTACAAGGAAGAAAGTCATGGAGGTTATCGATCGTCTTGGATACCGCCCGAATGCTGTTGCACGCGGACTGGCAAGCAAAAAGACGACGACTGTCGGAGTCATCATACCCGATATTGCAAGCCCGTTTTTTGCTGAGCTGGCAAGGGGAATCGAAGATATTGCTACAATGTACAAATACAATATTATCTTGAGCAACTCTGACCAAAATATTGAAAAAGAACTGCATCTGTTAAATACCATGCTCGGCAAACAAGTAGACGGAATCGTTTTCATGGGCGGCAATATTAAGGCCGAGCATGTTGAGGAATTCAAGAAGTCCCCGGTACCAATCGTCCTAGCTGGTTCGATCGAAGAAACAGGTGAAATTCCATCAGTCAACATTGATTATGAGCAGGCAACATTCGATGCTGTTTCTACTTTTATTGAAAAAGACCATAAAGAAATCGCATTCGTAATTGGACCACAGCTAGAGCCAATCAACAAGGATAAAAAGCTTGAAGGATACAAGCGCGCATTAAAAGATGCTGGAATCGAATATAACGAAGAGCTTGTTGTCGAAGGGGATTATACGTATGATTCAGGACTCGAGGCTATTGAAAGAATCCTTGAGCTTGATAAGAAGCCAACAGCAATCCTTGTCGGATCAGATGAAATGGCACTTGGCGTAATCCATGGTGCATTTGACCGCGGCTACAGCGTGCCTGAGGATTTCGAGGTAATCGCTTCGGACAACACAAGGCTTACCCTAATGGTACGTCCGCAGTTGACAACGATTGTCCAGCCTTTATACGATATCGGAGCAGTTGCGATGCGCTTATTGACAAAATATATGAACAAAGAAAACGTTGATGAGAATATCGTCGTCTTGCCGCACCGAATCGAGAACAGAAAATCTACGAAATAA
- a CDS encoding acetoin utilization protein AcuC, which translates to MSDRSVFVFSEELLNYRFSSHHPFNQMRLKLTLDLLRKMGAMDEEHIVAPRMATDEELHLIHDPNFVNAVKLAGQGKLKGESAEGYGLGTEDTPIFANMHEASALLVGGTLTAVDYVMTGKANHALNLGGGLHHGFRGKASGFCIYNDSSVAIKYLQKKYNARVLYVDTDAHHGDGVQWSFYDDPDVCTLSIHETGRYLFPGTGNVNERGQGKGYGYSFNIPVDAFTEDDSWLDAYRQAMMEVAEFFKPDVILTQNGADAHYLDPLTHLSATMQIYREIPKLAHEVAHKYCGGKWIAVGGGGYDIWRVVPRAWSLIWLEMIENSNCYGSLPQEWIEEWKNQAPVELPQQWDDPEDLYPPIPRKPEITEKNAQTVEKALYPIRSNKKSETV; encoded by the coding sequence ATGAGCGATCGCTCTGTATTTGTCTTTTCAGAAGAGCTGCTGAATTATCGATTCAGCAGCCACCATCCTTTCAACCAGATGCGGTTGAAGCTTACGCTGGATTTGCTGCGTAAAATGGGGGCAATGGATGAAGAACATATTGTTGCGCCTCGGATGGCAACGGATGAGGAACTTCACCTCATTCATGACCCCAATTTTGTAAACGCTGTTAAGCTTGCTGGCCAGGGAAAGCTTAAGGGTGAATCCGCTGAAGGATATGGACTGGGAACGGAAGACACACCGATTTTTGCCAATATGCATGAAGCGAGCGCTTTGCTGGTTGGGGGCACCCTGACAGCAGTGGATTATGTCATGACCGGCAAAGCCAACCACGCACTTAATCTGGGCGGCGGCCTGCATCATGGCTTCCGTGGAAAAGCATCAGGATTCTGTATTTACAATGACAGTTCTGTCGCAATAAAATACTTGCAGAAAAAATACAATGCACGCGTTTTATATGTCGATACTGATGCCCATCATGGAGACGGAGTTCAATGGTCATTTTACGATGATCCAGATGTATGCACTCTTTCGATTCATGAAACGGGACGCTACCTTTTTCCAGGGACAGGAAATGTGAATGAACGCGGCCAGGGCAAAGGCTATGGATATTCTTTCAATATCCCTGTCGATGCCTTCACAGAGGATGACTCCTGGCTCGATGCCTACAGACAAGCAATGATGGAAGTGGCAGAGTTTTTTAAACCGGACGTGATACTCACTCAAAATGGTGCAGATGCTCATTATCTTGATCCATTGACCCATTTATCAGCTACGATGCAAATTTACCGGGAAATCCCTAAGCTTGCACATGAAGTCGCCCATAAATATTGCGGCGGGAAGTGGATTGCTGTAGGCGGCGGAGGCTACGATATTTGGCGCGTTGTGCCAAGAGCCTGGTCATTAATCTGGCTAGAAATGATTGAAAACTCAAACTGTTATGGCAGCTTGCCGCAGGAGTGGATAGAAGAATGGAAGAATCAAGCACCTGTGGAATTGCCACAGCAGTGGGACGATCCTGAAGATTTATATCCGCCTATTCCGCGTAAACCGGAAATCACCGAAAAGAATGCCCAGACAGTGGAAAAAGCCTTGTATCCAATCCGCTCAAATAAAAAATCTGAAACTGTGTAA